The sequence below is a genomic window from Hyalangium ruber.
CGGGGGCCTTTGTCACCAAGCCTCGCGCTCCCTTGAGCACCTAGGGTCCGGTTAGGCTGGATGCTCCATCCGGGAGGCTCCGTGGACTCCACCGCCGCGACGCAGAAGCTCCAGACGCTCCGTACACTCATGACCGGTCACACCGACCGGAATGAGGAAAAGCAGATCCTCGGACTCTTCGCGAACGCCACCGCTGCCGAGCTGAACTACCTCATCACCAACATCAACGTGGACGCCCTGCTGTCCGACGTGGACAACCGCCTCGTCGGCCCCGACCACCTCACCACCCTGCTCGAAACGCTGTGTGTCCAGCGAGCCCACGAGCTGGGACTTCCCGTCCGCGCCGGTCTCATGTTCGCGCTCCAGACAGGCCTCACCCCTCAACTGGCCGAGCGGATGATCCAGGCGCTGTTCCTCAGTACACGCGGCCGCGAGCTCACCGAGTTCAAGAACCTGCTCGATGGACGCGGCACCTACCGCGACCTGCAGCAGCTCGTGTTCAGCGACGTCGACAGCCCCTCCATCCGGCAGGAGATCCTCGACCACATCCGCCGGGAGGCCGAGACCGCTCCCAGTGGCGAGAACAAGGTCCTCAGCGACATCGACGACACCTTCATCCTCAACTGGAAGGACACCCGCTACCCGCCCAAGACCGTGTACCCCGGCGTGCTTCAGTTCTACCGCGAGCTCGACCGGGGCCCGGGCATCATCCCCGGCCGCGAGGGCGACCTGACCTTCGTGAGCGCCCGGCCCATGGATCCGCTCGGCTTCATCGAGGACCGCACCCTCGCCACCTTGCGCGAACACGGCGTCCCCACGGCGGCGATGCTCTCCGGAGCCTTCACCCACCTGCTCGGCAACTCGCGCATCGCCGAGAAGAAGTTCGACAACTTCAGCCGCTACGTGCAGCTCTACCCCGAATACGGCTTCGTCTTCGTCGGCGACAGCGGCCAAGGCGATGTGGCCTTTGGCGAGCAGATGCTGGCCTCCCACCCGGAGACCGTTCGCGCCGTCTTCATCCATGACGTCGTCGACACGCCCGAGCTCGTTCGCAAGGCATGGCGCGACAAGCGCATCTTCTTCTTCGACACCTACGTGGGAGCCGCCGTCGAGGCCTACCAGGTGGGCGTCATCGCTCGCGACGGCGTGCAGCGCGTGGTCCGCACCACCCGGGAAGAGCTGGAGAAGGTGAACTTCGGCTCCGCCGAGCAGCGAGAGGCGCGGCGAGCGGACCTCTCCCGGGATCTCCAGCGAGCTGACGCTCTGCGTTAAGAATGCGTCACTCCGCGAACCTTCGGTTTAACCGATGGTTCGCAGCCACATTACCTATTTGCCGAAGAATGCAGCGGTTCTTATTTCAAGGGGCGTACTCATCTCACCCCCTTTGGAACCATGAAGAACCAAATCAAGACCGTTGTCCTCATGGGCATCCTGTCCGCCGTCCTCATCGGCGTCGGTGGGGCGCTCGGCCAGGGCTACCTCATCCTCGCCGCCGTGCTCGCGCTGGCGATGAACGTGGGCGCCTACTTCTTCTCCGACCGCATGGTGCTGTCCATGCACGGCGCTCGCGAGGTGGGCCCTCACGAGGCTCCCGACCTGCACCGCATGGTCGACGAGCTAGCTCGCAACGCTCAGATTCCCAAGCCGCGCGTCTTCATCATGGATGACCCGCAGCCCAACGCGTTCGCCACGGGCCGTAACCCCGCGCACGGGGTGGTGGCCGTCACCACGGGCATCCTCGGCATCCTCGACGCCCGCGAGCTGCGCGGCGTCATCGCCCACGAGCTGGCGCACATCAAGAACCGGGACATCCTCGTGTCCACCATCGCGGCCACCGTCGCCTCGGCGGTGACGTTCCTGGCCAACGCCGCTGGCTTCATCTCCGCGTTCGCGGGCGGCAGTCAGGACGAGGGCGAGGAGGGGCTGTCCCCCGCTCAGGCGCTCGTGCTGGCGCTGGTGGCGCCCATCGCCGCCACGCTCGTCCAGCTCGGTATCTCTCGCGCTCGCGAGTACATGGCCGACCGCACCGGCGCAGAGATCTCCGGTGACCCCGAGGCGCTCGCCCGCGCCCTGGAGAAGCTCGAGCAGGGTGCGCAGCACATGCCCAGCCCCTCGGCCCGGCCCGCCACCGCCAGCCTCTTCATCGTCAACCCGTTCGCGGGGGCCGGCTCCATCCTCCAGCTCTTCTCCACTCACCCCGCCATCCCTGAACGCGCGCGACGGCTGCGTGCCATGAACGTGCGCGCCCAGGACAAGGGCTGGGGCCGCTCGCCCTACGCCCTCCCCTACTCAGAC
It includes:
- a CDS encoding phosphatase domain-containing protein, whose translation is MDSTAATQKLQTLRTLMTGHTDRNEEKQILGLFANATAAELNYLITNINVDALLSDVDNRLVGPDHLTTLLETLCVQRAHELGLPVRAGLMFALQTGLTPQLAERMIQALFLSTRGRELTEFKNLLDGRGTYRDLQQLVFSDVDSPSIRQEILDHIRREAETAPSGENKVLSDIDDTFILNWKDTRYPPKTVYPGVLQFYRELDRGPGIIPGREGDLTFVSARPMDPLGFIEDRTLATLREHGVPTAAMLSGAFTHLLGNSRIAEKKFDNFSRYVQLYPEYGFVFVGDSGQGDVAFGEQMLASHPETVRAVFIHDVVDTPELVRKAWRDKRIFFFDTYVGAAVEAYQVGVIARDGVQRVVRTTREELEKVNFGSAEQREARRADLSRDLQRADALR
- a CDS encoding zinc metalloprotease HtpX translates to MKNQIKTVVLMGILSAVLIGVGGALGQGYLILAAVLALAMNVGAYFFSDRMVLSMHGAREVGPHEAPDLHRMVDELARNAQIPKPRVFIMDDPQPNAFATGRNPAHGVVAVTTGILGILDARELRGVIAHELAHIKNRDILVSTIAATVASAVTFLANAAGFISAFAGGSQDEGEEGLSPAQALVLALVAPIAATLVQLGISRAREYMADRTGAEISGDPEALARALEKLEQGAQHMPSPSARPATASLFIVNPFAGAGSILQLFSTHPAIPERARRLRAMNVRAQDKGWGRSPYALPYSD